In the Patescibacteria group bacterium genome, CATCTATTGCACTTATCGCTGGATATTATTTAAAGACTCCAATATTTGTTGGTTTATCAATAAGTATTGGAAGTGGAATTGGCTCTGTCTTAGCACAAAGAGCTGGACAAAAGTTTTTTGAGGCAAAAAACATTAAAGAATCCAAACTTAAAACATGGATTGAGTATTTGGGAAAAAAATACCAAAAATACTTATTTCCATTTATAGTTTTTATCTCTGTCATTGGAATGCCAAGCTCTTGGCTTTTATGTTCAGTGGCTAAAGACTATTCTAAAAGAAAAATATTCATCATTCAAGTTACAACAAGATGTATATATTTTTCTTTTTTATCTTATTGTGTTGAAAATCGAATAGAGATAATAAACATAATACAAAATGTTATAAAATAAAAGCTCTGGATAAATACAATGCCAGAGCTTTTAAATTTATATAAAAAAAATTATTTTACTAAATATTTTTCCAAATCTTTTATATTTTCTACTTCAATAAGATTTACACCTTTTACATCTATTTTTTTATCAAATTTTGAAACTATAATATTTTTAAATCCCAAGGCAATTGCTTCTTTTATTCTTTCCTTTGTTTTTGGTACTGACCTTACCTCTCCACTTAGACCGAGTTCGCCAAAAACAATTGTACTTTCTTTTGTGTTCTTGTCATAATATGCAGACATTATTGCCATAGCTACTGACAAATCTAGCGATCTATCATTTACCTTAAAACCACCTGTTAAATTTATATAAATATCATAAGAGCCCAAATTCATATCGGCCCTGGTGGACAATACTGCAAGTAATAATTCCAAACGCTTCTGATCAAATCCAGAAGTAGTACGTTTTGGATAACCGAAGTTTGTTTTGTTTATAAGTGCTTGAAGTTCAAGCATAAGTACTTGATTTCCATCAACAATTGAAGTAATAATTGTTCCTTTTGTCTCTCCTTTCAAACTAGATAAGTATATATTTGATGGATTTATAACTTTTTTAAATCCGGTTTTTGTCATTTCCAATACTTCAGAATTGTCTGTGCTTCCATATCTATTTTTTATAATCCTAAGCATTCTATATCTGTTCAATCTATCTCCTTCCAAACTCACAACACAATCGACTAAATGCTCAAGCGCTTTTGGTCCAGCGAGATCACCTGACTTATTTACATGACTTACTATCAAAATTGCCATATTCAATTTTCTAGCAATTTCCATAAGTTTTACAGTGCATGCTCTTACTTGACTTACCCCTCCAGCATCAGAATCTATATCACCTGTATAAATAGTTTGAATAGAATCAACAATTAATAAATCTGGCTTTGACTTTAGTGATGCTGATAAAATTACTTCCAAACTATTTTCTGCTAAAAATTGTAAATTTTTTACTTTTATATTTAATCTATCAATACGGGACTTTACTGAAGATGCAGTCTCCTCTCCTGAAATATATAATGTCTTAAATTTATCAGATAATATCTGAGAAATAATAGTAGACTTTCCAATTCCTGGCTCACCACCAAGTAAAACAAGTGAACCTTTTACAATTCCGCCACCTATTGCAATATCAAAAGAATCAAAATCAGTTTTCAATTTTTGATTTTCGCTATTTGATATTTTTGATAAGTCTATAAAATCAATTTTCACATCTTTTAAAATATTTTCCTTTTCTTTTTTCTCTGAATTTGTAATGACTTCTTTTTCCAAAGTTCCCCAAGAACTACACTCACTACATCGTCCTGACCATTTTGGAAATTGTGCTCCACACTTAGAACATGAGTATACTATTTTCATATCAATTTCTATTGATTAATACGTGATCTTATTTGATCCATATTTAAACAAGGACATGCCTTGGGAACACCTAATTCATTATGACCAACCACCATATTTTTTGGAATATCATATTTACTTTGTAGTCTCTTTATCTCATTTATTAATGCAACTAATTGTATTTCTTTTATCGTTTCATTATTAACAGCAGTAACAAGGTCTTGATTAGAAGTATGCCTATTAGATTGCCACTCTGCACAACCAGAATATGACACACCAACACTTTTACTATTATAATTTGTAGCATGTGCACCAACTTTATCATCACCTCTTCCATCTACAACACGACCATCCCTTTCTATATACCTATTATAACCTATACCCCCTCTCCAACCCAAACTAAGGTGATAATTATTTACAGCATCTCTAGTCATAATACCAGCTGCTGTATGTATAATAATATATTCTGTTCTATTCCTAATTGCAGAGGCAGAATTTAGCTCAGAACTAGTTCCTTCTGGTATTTCTACTGGTTCTATTATGCCTACATTTAAAGATTTTGTTACAACAAGATTAGGATTTATTGTTTTTAGTAATAAGAAAGAACCAAGCGTAATTACAAGTCCTATGATAGCTCCAACTATACGCTCTTTTGCTTCACCTATTTTTGATTCATTTCCACCCGCTGATACCCACTGAAATCCACCTATCATTATTACTATTACAGCCATTACTCCAGCTAAATAAAGAACATAATTATATACAGCGGATATATACGTTGCCAATAAGTCTGGGCTTATCTCAACCTCATCCTGAAATCCTGGAATAGGGACTTCTGGTTTAAACAAATTTTTCTTAGCTTCAGATTCTGTATTAGCTTTACTAACACAGCATAGACCAGTTTCACATTTAGCGGGATCAATTTTTTCATTATCAGTAGAACATGAAGTTTTACAAGTTCCACCTTTCAATTTACAAAGTGATACACAACAATTATATCCTTCAGTACAATTAGACCATTTATTACCTAGAGAATTTTTATTTCCAAGATCTCTCTCATACAAAGCATTACAAGAAGTTTTACAAGTATCCCAACATACTTCTCTTCTGTATTCATTACTTATTTGTTGATTATTATATTGTTGAATAGCATCTTGTTCCTGTTGCCAATCTGGACTATATATTGTTTGCTCACCATTCGTAGGATTATAATATATTTGCTGTCCATTGGCATCATAAAAATAATCTTGTTGAGCAAACACAATAGGAAATGGAAATAATATAAAAATAAACAAATAAATTAAATATATAACAAATTTTTTCATAAAGAATTATTTTATTAAATTACTTATAATAATATCCAACTTTTCAAAATTTATTTCTTCAGTATATCTATCTTGATTTACAAAAATTGCAGGAATATCTTTTATATTTAACACATAAGCTTCATTTATATTATATTCTATATCAACAAGATACCTTTGGGATTGATAACATGACAAAAAATCAGTAAGAGGAATATTTAATTCATTTGCTATATTTTTATACAATTCAAAAGAATAATGACCTTGATTTTCCAAAAGTTTGGCTTGATACTCCCAATATTTTTCACTAGGAAGAGCGCATCTTGCAGCAAGTGCGGCTGCCTTTGCAAAATAGTGATTTGGAAGTGGTAAATCTTTCCATACAAAATTTACTTTATCTGGATATTTCAATATAATTTGATCAATAATACCAAGAATATTCTTTACATTTTCTAGTTCATAATCTGCAAATAAATAAATAGTAACTGCTGTATTCAATTTTCCTTTCACCGGATCATTTTCAAAATTAGATAAAACATAATTTTCTGTTGTAATACTTTCGATAACTTCATTTGTATTTTTTGTTTTCAAAATTTTAAAACTTGAAACAATATTATAAATTAAAAATGAAAAAAATATCACAATAAGAAAAAATACTGACATTGATAAAAGTTTATTTTCTTTTTCTTTCATATATTTATATTATATCCAGCTAAATTAAAATCACTTTAAATTTATATCATATAAATATCCAGATGATTCATCTGTATAATATATTTTATCATCACCTTTATTTGAATAAATTTTTCCAATACTCACTCTATTGTTACCCACAATTGGTTTAGCGACAAGTTCTTTTCTACCATTTAATATATTTATCTTATAAATACTATAAGGAATATCTTTTGCTAATTCCTTATACCAACCACTTCCTTCTGGCAAATAATCTGGTACTGCACAATAAACAATTTGATCATCACTTTTACTAAAGTCACATTTATCAATCCAAGTATTTAGATTAATTGGCATTTTACCATAGCCTAATTGATTACTGTAACCATTTGCAATCCATAATGTCGGGGAAAAATCACTACTGCTACTAAAAACATTGTATAAAATTTTATCTCCCTTTGGACTCCACTCTACTTCAAAACCTCTACCATCTACAGTAAGTGATTTCAAATTTTTATTATTTGGATTTATAAAAAATATTTCTTGCCTTTCTCCATCATAATATTCCCTATATGTCGCAACAATTTCATTATCTGGGCTCCAAACACTTTGAACATCAGCTGCTTTTTCTCCTATCGGTTCTACAAATTTCATATTAGCACCATTTGAATCTGACATGGTTATATAATTAAATTCTGTTCTATTGTTAGAATCAACCCATTTGGCAGATATTTTATCACTCACCGGTGAAAAAATAAAATCTCTCATATCAGATGGAAGTGTAGCTATTTGTCTATCTTTTTCAAAATCATACAATACATTACTTCTATCTGGATATGTCATTATAGCTTTATCTCCATTACTAGACCAGGAAACATTATCAACTGCTATGAATTTGTTATCAGAAAGTCTTTTTATTTTTCCATCAGAAGATATCGTAAAAAATGCCTGCTTATCTCTATCATAATAATTAATACCATTATTAGTTTTATTAAAAGAACCTAATTCAATATTTTGAGAAATCAAAAGATTTGACTCTACAAACCCTCCCTTTGCAATTTTATCAATAACTTCTTTTTTATTTATAGTATCATCTTTTTGCACTATAGCTGTAGTTCCAGAACCACCTACTTGCACATTTACATCTCCTGTACCAATTGTAGGTAATGTACCTTGTTGTCCTGTTGATTTAGTTGGAATTATAGGGATATTTTTTTGTTTGAAAAATATAGCATATATAAAATACGTAACCACAAAAATAACCACTACAAATAACAATATTAATAAGATTTTTTTTAAATTTGTTTTATTCATTTCTATTTTATAATAAATCTTTTATAAGATTAGCAATAAAATTAAAATCACTTAAATACCCTATTGGATCTGTAAATATACGCCAAATTTCAGCCAATTTACCAGCTCTTACAATTAATAATATAAGAACTGTTGCTATACAACCTACTACAAACCACAAAAAAGCATCAACACCCAATACAACAAAAGGAACGATACTAGACTTTTCTTTGTTTTTTATTATCTCTTTTATGTTTATAGTATCTGGCACTGAAAGTGATACAAATTTTGGAAATATTCTAAAACTTCCTATATATTTACCAATAAAATGTATTGGCCACCAAGCAAGAATAGATAAGCCAAAAGTATAACCAACTATTTCTGGATCTCCAGTTGCTTTATATAATCCATAACTCAATATTCTTCCGCCATCTTCTACCTTTTTTTCCACTTCAGATACTTTTGTTTTTAATTGATTTAATCTTCTATTCAATAATCTTGCTTTCTGAATTTTTCCAGCATTTGTCAAATTTTCATCTTCTTGAGCCTGAGCTTGTTGATTATCTTCTTGATTCTGATTTCTATATTCTGGTCTTTTATTCATCTCACCAGTGTAATCTGGATTATTATCATACGCTAAGTTACCATCATAACTATTTGAATTATTTGATCTCGAATTTTGATTTGGAAAATCTATAACAGTCATAATATTATTTCAATATAAAAGAATCAACTAACCATTTATCTTCTTCTTTCAACAATTCTAATTCAGCATCACCATAACTTACACTTCCAGAATTATCTATTTTTTGAAAATTTATCAAAACTTTTGCACTAGAATTATCAGAACTTATAAGTTTTGTATTCATAACCTTTGTGGTAACTCCATAATATCCATTATATCCATCTTTTAACTGTTCTGTGTTAATAGAAAAATCTTTTATACTATTTTTCATATCATTGGTTGCATATACGTATGCAGTTACAAAATTATTTTCTTTATTATCAGTAGACCAGCTACCAAATCTCTCCAAAAAATTTCTAGCGACACTGACAACATTTAAATTCAAATTTTCATCTTTTGCTGATATCATTTCTAAATTTTCATTTTTTTCCTCTGTTTTTTGTACATTTGTATTTATAGGAACAGAATTATCAATATTCCTTGTATTTAGATTAATTAATTTTTTATTTAGTTTATCTCTAAATAAAACCACAAAAAATATTAAAAGAATAATAATTATAGATACTATTATCAAAATTCTAATTTGTTTTTTATTCATACTATTTTTGTTCAGTTTAACCAGTTAATCTGGCCTTAACTGAAATATTTAAAATTATTTCTTATTTTCTTCATTAAATTCTCTCTTAGCATCCTCTATTTCAAGTAATTGTCTAGGATCTGAAGTTATAAGCTGATCTTCTGTATAAGATGCTTCTACCTGAATAGCAACATGCTTATTTCCAGCAAAAAATATTCCCTGACCAACCTTACCTTGTAATAAAAGATATTTTTCTTCTTCAGTAAGCATAAAAGTTTTCTGAATTACATCTATAGAGGCTGGAGATTGTTTAAGTAATAATTGAAGAGAAGAATTTGTAACTATAGCTTGTCCATAAGGAGAATTTAAAAAATCATTTACATCCTGAGTAATAGTAGTAACACCTAAATAATATTTTCTACACCTTTTTACAAGTGCATATATAAATTTTGCACTATCCTCGTGTTGCATAAGCCACCAAGCCTCATCAATAACCAATATTCTCTTTTT is a window encoding:
- the radA gene encoding DNA repair protein RadA; the protein is MKIVYSCSKCGAQFPKWSGRCSECSSWGTLEKEVITNSEKKEKENILKDVKIDFIDLSKISNSENQKLKTDFDSFDIAIGGGIVKGSLVLLGGEPGIGKSTIISQILSDKFKTLYISGEETASSVKSRIDRLNIKVKNLQFLAENSLEVILSASLKSKPDLLIVDSIQTIYTGDIDSDAGGVSQVRACTVKLMEIARKLNMAILIVSHVNKSGDLAGPKALEHLVDCVVSLEGDRLNRYRMLRIIKNRYGSTDNSEVLEMTKTGFKKVINPSNIYLSSLKGETKGTIITSIVDGNQVLMLELQALINKTNFGYPKRTTSGFDQKRLELLLAVLSTRADMNLGSYDIYINLTGGFKVNDRSLDLSVAMAIMSAYYDKNTKESTIVFGELGLSGEVRSVPKTKERIKEAIALGFKNIIVSKFDKKIDVKGVNLIEVENIKDLEKYLVK
- a CDS encoding N-acetylmuramoyl-L-alanine amidase → MKKFVIYLIYLFIFILFPFPIVFAQQDYFYDANGQQIYYNPTNGEQTIYSPDWQQEQDAIQQYNNQQISNEYRREVCWDTCKTSCNALYERDLGNKNSLGNKWSNCTEGYNCCVSLCKLKGGTCKTSCSTDNEKIDPAKCETGLCCVSKANTESEAKKNLFKPEVPIPGFQDEVEISPDLLATYISAVYNYVLYLAGVMAVIVIMIGGFQWVSAGGNESKIGEAKERIVGAIIGLVITLGSFLLLKTINPNLVVTKSLNVGIIEPVEIPEGTSSELNSASAIRNRTEYIIIHTAAGIMTRDAVNNYHLSLGWRGGIGYNRYIERDGRVVDGRGDDKVGAHATNYNSKSVGVSYSGCAEWQSNRHTSNQDLVTAVNNETIKEIQLVALINEIKRLQSKYDIPKNMVVGHNELGVPKACPCLNMDQIRSRINQ
- a CDS encoding thioredoxin domain-containing protein, which translates into the protein MKEKENKLLSMSVFFLIVIFFSFLIYNIVSSFKILKTKNTNEVIESITTENYVLSNFENDPVKGKLNTAVTIYLFADYELENVKNILGIIDQIILKYPDKVNFVWKDLPLPNHYFAKAAALAARCALPSEKYWEYQAKLLENQGHYSFELYKNIANELNIPLTDFLSCYQSQRYLVDIEYNINEAYVLNIKDIPAIFVNQDRYTEEINFEKLDIIISNLIK